The window CCTTCAAGTTCTTTAATCCAAGTCGTACAGCATCAATAGGGTTTCCCAAAGTTCTAAGGTATTGATAGGAAACAACCTGATGGTCTTCATTCATGAGAACAAGATTGGTACTGGTGGACCCAACATCGATCCCTAAATAACAATTCATTGTTTCATTGTTATGAATGGATTGGCAAATATGCTTGTCACAGCTGTCTTGCTGACCATAAGTTGCCAACCTAGGCAGTCCCACTTGGCTGTCATCTTCCTGAACATGATCCTCCATCTTAATAAGGTGCAAGAGGTTGTTTAACCGTATATCAATACCATCTTTTTTAGCAATGACAGCTGCTCCAAGTGCTCCAATGGTACTAAAATTGTCTGGAATGACTAAATCTTCATCCTGTAAATCTAGCACATCTTTTAGAGCTGTGATCATACCTTGGTTATGAGCTACCCCACCTGCAAAAAGTATGGGCTTTTTAACAGGAAGCTTTTTCATAATAGCCCCTTTATAATTTTTAACAACGGCATAAGCTAAACCCAATAGAATATCTTCAATGGGTACCCCTTCTTGTTGGTGGTGTGTCATATCTGTTTTGGCAAAAACACTGCATCTGCCTGCTATGCGAGGTATGGATTTGGCTTTACTTGCATAGATGGAATAATCCTCTAAGTTTAGATTAAGTCTTGACATCTGCTCCTCTAAAAAAGAGCCTGTGCCAGCAGAACAATTGGAGTTCATGGAGATTTCAATTTTGGATTTATCATCACCACCCATTCGAGTGATATATTTAGCACTTTGCCCACCAATTTCAATAATGGACTGAATGGCCTTATTTGTCTTTCTACTTCCTTCTACGATGGCTGCTGCTTCATTAACGAATACAATTTCATCGGTTTTTGTTAAAAACTTACTCCCATTACCAGTAACTGCTCCAAACTGTATATCCTCTGGATCATAATCCCTTAATAATGCTTTAACGATACTTTCCAAAACTTCTTTAACATGTCCCTTATGACGAATATACTGACTTAGTTCCATCTCATTGTTCTGGTTCATTACAACTACTTTTATGGATGAATACCCTATATCAATTCCTAAGCTGTACACTGACTTGCCTCCTTAATCTTCTTCATTATGTTTTTTCTCATCTTCTAACTTCTTGGCACATGTCTTACATATACCAAATACCTTTACCCGATGATTGGTAACGATAAATCCTTTTTTTAATAAAAGCTTTTCTTCAAAAGTTTCCAGCATATCTTCTTTAACATCTATGACATCTCCACATATTTCACAAATAAGATGATGATGCTCATGTTTCTCATCTGGATTGACCATATGATAGCGCATCATACCGTCATTTAAAAATATTTGGTGAATGATGCCAATTTTTTCAAACAATTGTATGGTACGATATACCGTTGCCATACCAATATGTGGATTTATTTCTTTTACTTTTTCAAAGATCTCTTCTGCGCTTAGATGTTTATCTGTGTTCTTAAGCATAGCATCTAAAACTGTCTGCCGCTGTACAGTCAGTTTATAACCATATGTCTGGAGTGTTTCACCGAGTTGATAGACATGGTGCAACATAGGCATACCTCCAAATTTTCATATCTTTACTTACCATGGCATGTAGATATTTTATAGAAAACGAAATTCATTTTCATTTACTTTTCAATTGTAGTATAGTATAATTGAAAAAACAGTATCCCTTGATACACTTTTTGGTTTTTTGAAAGGAAATGATATGAATAATCTTTTGTTATCGCTTCAACC is drawn from Vallitalea pronyensis and contains these coding sequences:
- a CDS encoding Fur family transcriptional regulator, with product MLHHVYQLGETLQTYGYKLTVQRQTVLDAMLKNTDKHLSAEEIFEKVKEINPHIGMATVYRTIQLFEKIGIIHQIFLNDGMMRYHMVNPDEKHEHHHLICEICGDVIDVKEDMLETFEEKLLLKKGFIVTNHRVKVFGICKTCAKKLEDEKKHNEED